A region of Lycium barbarum isolate Lr01 chromosome 1, ASM1917538v2, whole genome shotgun sequence DNA encodes the following proteins:
- the LOC132643040 gene encoding serine/threonine-protein phosphatase PP1 isozyme 2-like, with the protein MDLLAIDDIINRLLQVRGRPGKQVQLSEAEIRQLCLKSKEIFLQQPNLLELDAPIKICGDIHGQYSDLLRLFEYGGLPPTSNYLFLGDYVDRGKQSLETICLLLAYKIKYPENFFLLRGNHECASVNRIYGFYDECKRRFNVRLWKIFTDCFNCLPVAALIDEKILCMHGGLSPDLHHLDEIRNLQRPTDVPDSGLLCDLLWSDPSKDVKEWGMNDRGVSYTFGPDKVTEFLQKLDLDLICRAHQVVEDGYEFFADRQLVTIFSAPNYCGEFDNAGAMMSVDETLMCSFQILKPAEKKPKFGGFGSTTTVKNATPAKSKSFLGKIG; encoded by the exons ATGGATTTATTAGCAATTGATGATATAATCAATCGGTTGCTTCAAGTTCGTGGCAGACCTGGAAAACAAGTGCAACTTTCTGAGGCAGAAATTAGACAACTTTGTCTAAAGTCCAAAGAAATATTCTTGCAACAGCCTAATCTTCTTGAACTTGATGCACCCATCAAGATCTGTG GGGATATCCATGGTCAGTATTCAGATCTACTTAGGCTGTTTGAGTATGGTGGATTACCTCCAACATCCAATTACCTATTCTTGGGTGACTATGTTGATCGGGGGAAGCAAAGTTTGGAAACAATATGCCTTCTTCTTGCATATAAAATAAAGTATCCTGAGAACTTTTTTCTTTTGAGGGGAAACCATGAATGTGCTTCTGTGAATCGTATATACGGATTCTATGATGAGTGCAAACGAAGGTTCAATGTTCGACTTTGGAAAATATTCACAGATTGTTTTAACTGCCTCCCAGTGGCAGCTCTGATTGATGAAAAGATATTGTGTATGCACGGTGGACTCTCTCCCGATCTTCATCATTTGGATGAGATAAGGAACCTTCAACGACCTACCGATGTTCCAGACAGCGGGTTGCTCTGTGATCTTCTCTGGTCAGATCCTAGTAAAGATGTTAAAGAGTGGGGAATGAATGACCGGGGAGTTTCTTACACCTTTGGCCCTGATAAGGTCACAGAGTTTCTTCAGAAGCTCGATCTTGATCTTATTTGTCGTGCCCACCAG GTTGTGGAAGATGGATATGAATTTTTTGCTGATAGACAACTTGTGACGATTTTTTCAGCCCCTAATTATTGTGGAGAGTTTGACAATGCTGGTGCTATGATGAGTGTGGATGAGACTCTGATGTGTTCTTTTCAGATATTAAAGCCTGCAGAGAAGAAGCCAAAGTTTGGAGGATTTGGGAGCACTACTACGGTTAAAAATGCAACTCCAGCAAAATCGAAG TCATTTCTTGGTAAAATTGGATGA